From the genome of Dehalococcoidales bacterium:
CACCCTTAATCTCAATAGCATGATAAAGTCCGGGCAGAGCGTCGGGCGGAAATTCGATGTCCACCACTGTCCCGATTACCTGGACCACTTTACCTTTAGCCATAAGAACCTCCTCTATTAAGCGAGAGCCTCGACCCCGCCGACAATATCCAAAAGCTCCTTAGTAATTGACTCCTGCCGGACTTTATTATACATCAGGGTTAAATCATCAATCAGGTCCCGAGCACTATCCGTAGCATTGCGCATCGCCACCATCCTGGCCGATTGCTCGCTGGCAATAGACTCCAGGATAGCATGATAAATCTGCATCTCAACAAACCGCGGCAGAAGGCCGGCTAACACGACCTCCGGACTGGGTTCGTAGATATAATCAACGTTCTGGGCTTTAGGTATCACCGCGGGCTCGACCGGCAGTATCTGCTGTATCACCGGTTTCTGCACGATGGTGCTGACAAACTGAGTATAAGCCAGATAAGCGGCATCGATACTGCCATTAGTGTAATCGTCAATAATGATTCGAGATATGGGTAAAGTATCGAGGAAGCCCGGGCGGTCACCCAGCCCGGTAAACTCAGCCCGAACGTCACGTCCGTACCGTCTCATAAAATCCAGCCCCTTACGCCCCACACAGGTAAAGACCAGCGGTACACTTTGCTCCGCAATAAATCCGGCGGCAATACGGTTCATATTGGCATTAAGCCCACCACACAAACCGCGGTCAGGAGTGATATGCACCACCGCTATTTTAGCTACGGTGCGGCGCTGTAACAGGGGGTGCAAGGCTTCCCCCGCCTGAGGTAAGGCAGCGAGGTCGGCAATGACCTGCCTGATTTTCTCGGCATAAGGCCGCCCGGCTAAACCACGCTCCTGTGCCCGCCTCAACTTGGAGGTGGCAATCATCTCCATCGCCCGGGTAATCTTAGCGATGTTCTG
Proteins encoded in this window:
- the atpG gene encoding ATP synthase F1 subunit gamma; the protein is MAAIRLIRRRIRGVQNIAKITRAMEMIATSKLRRAQERGLAGRPYAEKIRQVIADLAALPQAGEALHPLLQRRTVAKIAVVHITPDRGLCGGLNANMNRIAAGFIAEQSVPLVFTCVGRKGLDFMRRYGRDVRAEFTGLGDRPGFLDTLPISRIIIDDYTNGSIDAAYLAYTQFVSTIVQKPVIQQILPVEPAVIPKAQNVDYIYEPSPEVVLAGLLPRFVEMQIYHAILESIASEQSARMVAMRNATDSARDLIDDLTLMYNKVRQESITKELLDIVGGVEALA